The genomic window CCGCCGATCAGGACATTTGCCTCGGACAGGTGCAGGCCGCGCGGCCGGATGATCAGCAGCGCCGGATCCGGGTCCGGGCGCAGGCGCTTGCCGGTGGCGGGGTCGTCATGCTCCAGCGTGCCGTCGCGGTGCTCGATCAGGTTGGCCTGGCCGGCGACGATCCTGGCGAAGCCGGGCGCGGTGCCGTCCTCGAAATCGGCCAGGAACACGCGCGCGCCCGAGTTCAGCCCGGCGATCATCGTCCGGCGGTCCGGGGGGCCGATGATCTCGACCCGGCGGTCGGCCAGCGCCGCAGGGATCGGCGCGGCCCGCCAGATGCCGTGCCGGATCTCGCGGGTGTGGGGCAGGTAGTCGGGCAGCTCGCCGCGGTCGATGCGTTCCTGGCGGCGGGCGCGGGCGACCATGAGCGCGTGCAGCCGCAGCCCGAAGCGGGCCTGCAACTGGGCGACAAAGGCCAGCGCCTCGGGGGTCAGCACATGGTCGCCGCCTGCGACGGCGCGCAGGACGACGGGCGGAAGCGTTGCTGCATTGCGGTCGAGCGGCATGGCGGTCTCCTGTGATTCCGTGTAATGTCACAGTAGTAATGTCATGCTGCGCATGCATTATGATCTTGAAGGCATTGGGTGCGATGGTCAGTATTGTCACCGCGCACCCGCAAAATTTGTAAGGTTTGTCACATGGCACGAGGCGAAAAGCTGATCATCGGCCAAAGGCTGCGGGTGTTGCGGCAGTCGCTGGGGCTGACCCAGGCGCAGATGGCGGCCGAGCTGGGGGTTTCGGCCAGCTATGTCACGCTGATCGAGGCCGACCAGCGCCCGGCCTCGGCGCGTTTCCTGATGAAGCTGGCCGAGGTCTATGACCTGAACATTGCCGAATTGTCGCCCGCCACCGATTCGCAGCTGGCGGCGGATTTCGCCGGCGCGCTCAAGGACCCCGCGCTTGGCGCCGGCGCCGTGCCCCGTGCCGAGATCGAGGCGGTGCTGCAAGCCTCGCCCCGCATCGCCCAAGCGTTTCTGCGGCTGCACGACAATCACCGCGAGGCGCTGCTGCGACCTCTGGCCGACGACAATCCGATGACCGACCGCGACAAGGTCGAGGCCCTGGCCGAGACCTCGCGCCCGGTCGATGCGGTGCGCGGCTGGTTCTACGCCCGCCGCAACCATGTCGATGCGCTGGACCGCGCCGCCGAGGCGCTGGCCGAGGAACTGGCCCTGCACCGGAACGAGCCGCATATGGCGCTGACCGCCCGGCTGGCGGCGCATTGCATCGCGGTGCGCATCCTGCCGGCGCCGTTGATGGGCGAGCGGCTGCGCCGCTTCGACCTGCACCGGCGCGAACTGTTGCTGTCGGAACTGCTGGCGCAATCCAGCCGCCGCTTCCAGATCGGGGTGCTGCTGGCGCGGCTGGAGCAGGAGCCGCTGATCGCGCGTCTGGTGGACGAGGCCGGGCTGGCCGACGCCGCCGCCTCGGCGCTGATGCGGGTCAGCCTGGCGAATTACTTCGCAGCCGCGCTGATGATGCCCTATGGCCGCTTCCTGGCCGCCTGCGAATCGGCGCGCTACGACGTCGAGCTGCTGGGCCACCGCTTCGGCGCGAGTTTCGAGCAATGCGCGCATCGCATGTCCACGCTGCAACGCCCCGAGGCGCGGGGTATTCCCTTCTTCTTCGTGCGGGTGGACCGCGCCGGCAATATCTCGAAACGCTTCAGCGCCGGGCGCTTTCCCTTCTCGCGCTTCGGCGGCACCTGTCCCCTGTGGAACATCCATGCCGCCTTCGAGACGCCCGAGCGGGTCTCGGCGCAGGTGATCCGCATGCCCGAGGGCGCCAGCTATTTCTCAATCGCCCGCACGGTGACGCGCGCGGGCGGCACCTATGGCCAGCCGGCGCAGCGCCTGGCGATCGGGCTGGGCTGCGACGTGGCCTATGCGCCGCGGCTGGTCTATGCCGACGGCATCGATCTGGACCGGACCCGGCCGGTGGACATCGGGCTGAACTGCTATCTCTGCGAGCGGCCCGACTGCTCGGCCCGCGCCCATGCCCCGATCAACCGCCGCCTGAAGGTCAACGAGCGCGAGCGCAGCCTGGCGATCTTCGATTTCGAGACGCGGCCGTGACGCCCCGGCGCGCAGGCCACCCGGATCCCCGGCGTCGTGGGGCAGGGACCGGCGGGCTGCGGATAATTTTCGCCGACCCCTCGAAAACCCGGTCTGGATGCGCTATGTAGGGTCGGCATACCTATTTTCGGACCTGATTCCTTTTCGGCTCAGCTTTCGATCTTCAGCTTTGCCGGGCCGCTGCGTTGTGTGAGCGGCATCTATCAGAAGGAATGACACGATGGCCAACGGCACCGTGAAATGGTTCAACACCACCAAAGGCTTCGGCTTCATCGCTCCGGAAGGCGGCTCGAAGGACGTTTTCGTCCACATCACCGCGCTGGAGCGTGCGGGCCTGCGCGGCCTGAATGACGGCCAGGCCGTCAGCTTCGACATCGAGCGCGACCGCAACGGTCGTGAATCGGCGACCAACCTCGTGCTCGCCTAAGAGCATCGCGCAGATTGCATCAGGCGGGGCCGGCGCAATGTCGGCCCCGCCTTTCTTTATTTTGCGCCGTCGGCCGGCCTTGCGCCGCAGCCGGGCAATTTTCATCAAGGAACATGACATGATCGAGATTCACTGGGGCGAGCCCCTGTCCTTCGTCGTCTCGCCGGGGGGCGAGGTGCAAAGATTCGGCACCATCGAGAAGGCCCGTTACTGGCTGCGCCGCAAATGGCCGGTCTCGGACGGCGCCCGGGGCCGCGCCCTGAACGAGGTCGAGGCCGCCATGAACTGCATGGTTCCGGTCGGCCAAGCCCGCCGGTCCTTCATCGCTGCCGCCAAATCCGCCGGCTTCCGGCCCGAGGGCGCCTCGGGAAAGGCCGCTTGGGCCTGATCGCCCCCGCACCCGGCGCCCGCTATCGGGCGTAACGAAAGATTGCTGCCCGACCGCGCGGCAACATCCGGTTGCAAATTCGTGCCTGTGGGCAAGATTTCCTTACCATGCGGACCTGAGCGGGACATCGTCGGCGGCTAGCGTGCCGGCTTCGCATCCCGAAGCAAGGCCCGTCCGATGCAGCGATTCCCGATCAAGGCCGTGGTGGCCGCAACCCTGCCGCGCCGCGCCCCCTTCCGGACACAGAAGGCGACCGTAACGGTTCCGGTCCTTGCGGCGATAGCGCCGGCCGGGCCGCAATGCGCCGCAACGGTCGGGAAGGCGAGCGGATGCCGCCGGCTTCGCGCTTGGCGCCTCTGGCGGCGCTCGGGACCTTACTGGTCATCCCCCCGTGCAAGACCCCTTATGGCGCGATTGTTTCCCGGTCTCCATCGCGTCCTTCAGTCCGAAGCCCCCGAACCCGATGCTGCGCCTGTGGCGCCGCAGCCGCTGGCCGCGCGCATGGTCCGATCTGCCGCGGTGCGGGCCAGGCGCAGGCGGGCGCCGCTGATTGCCTCGACTGCGCCATGGGTCAGGCCGGCGCCGCAGCGGCTGGCGCGACCGAGCAAAAGCGAGCCCGGCCCAGGCGGTTTAGGCGTCGTGTCCACGACACTCGTGTCGACCAACAAATCGACGACACGAACAGGATCACCCTTGCCGCCCCAGCCTTCCGGCCGATCCGAAGAAAGCACTGCCTGGCTGCGCTGCATGCCCTCGGCGAAACCCGCCATGCTGGACTTCCGCTCTCCTGGAAGCCTGGCATACGAAGGGGGCCTCCACGCAGCCTCGGCCCAAGCCCGCCGGGCCCCAGGCCCGCGCCGCCCTATCTTCGTCTCGACGACAGAAACGGCCCCGCTCCAAGATCGCCGCACGCCCGCGGGCAGGACGGGGCTGCCCGGCGTTCCGGCCAACCGCGCAGCGGCCGGACGGACGACGCGCCGCAGGGCCGAAATATCGGCTGTTCCGCCCCCCGATTCCGGTCGGGAGGAAAACCGGCCGACCGCCGGCCTTGGGCCCCCAAGGACGGAAACCGACAGGGATGCCGCTTGCCTTCCACGGCAAATCTGCAAACCTTGGCACCGGCCCGCCCGGGTCCGCCGCAGCGCAATCGAGCAAGGACGACACGCATGAGCCTTCGCCATCTTTCCCTTTTCGGCCTTGCGGCGCTGGTTCTGGCCGGCGGCGCGCAGGCGCAGCAGCAGCCGGGGGCCGGCGGTCCGCGGCAGGTGGGCGTGGTTACCGTGGCGACGCAATCCGTGCCTCTGATCGCGACCCTGCCCGGACGGGCGGTGGCGCGCGACGCGGTGGCGATCCGCCCGCGCGTCGACGGCTTCGTGACCGAGGTGCTGTACAGCCCCGGCCGGCCGATCACCGCCGGCACGCCGATGTTCCGCATCGATGCGACCACATACGAGGCCGCGGTCGAACAGGCCCGCGCCAACCTGGCTTCGGCCAAGGCCGCCGTGCCGCAGGCGGAAGCCGCCTATGAGCGCACCAAGCGGCTGCAGGGCAGCACGGCCAGCCGCTCGTCGCTGGAAGAGGCGCAGGCGGCGATGGAACAGGCGCAGGCGGCCGAGAAGGCGGCCGATGCGGCGCTGAAACTGGCCGAGACGCAGCTGTCCTGGACCACCATCGCCAGCCCGCTGGACGGTCTGCCCTCGGTCGCCGCGGTTTCGCCGGGCGATCTGGTTACCGCGGGGCAAAGCGACGCGCTGGCGACGGTGACGCAGCTGGATCCCATCGACGTGGACATGTTCGAGCCCTCGGCCCGGCTGCAGCGCATCCGCGAGCGGGTCGAGTCCGGCGAAATCCGGCGCAGCGAAAGCCTGAATGCCCAGCTGACGCTGGAAAACGGCACCACCTATGCCGCCAAGGGCCAGATGGTGGCGCCGGGATATACCGTCTCGACCTCGACCGGGGCCATCGACTTCCGCTTCCGCTTCGAAAACCCCGAGCGCCGCATCCTGCCCGGCATGTTCGTGCGCGGCACCATCGAGATCGGCCGCATCGAGGCGGTGCTGGTGCCGCAGATGGCCGCCGCGCGCAGCCGCGACGGCCGGCTGACCGCCTGGGTGGCGGACGACGGCAAGGCGGTCAAGCGCGTGCTGGCCGAGGAGGGCGTGCATGGGAACGCCTGGATCGTCACCGCCGGGCTGGCGGCGGGCGAATCGCTGATCGTCAACGGCGGCGCCAACCTGTCCGAAGGCGCCGCGGTCAGCCCCGTGCCGGTCGAGATCGACGAGGACGGCGTCGTGCGCGATCTGCCCGCGACCGGCGCAACGGATGCGCCCGCGACCGAAGGCGCCGCCCCCGCCGCCGAAAAGCCGGCGGAGTAGGCCATGGCCCGTTTCTTCATCCACCGCCCGGTGTTCGCCTGGGTCCTGGCGATCATCGCCATGCTGGCCGGGGTGTTCGGTCTTTCCAGCCTGCCCATCGCGCAATATCCCGACATCGCCCCGACCACGGTCAGGATCAGCGCCACCTATACCGGCGCCTCGCCCGACATCGTCGAGAACTCGGTGACCTCGGTGATCGAGGACGGCATGACCGGCATCGACGGGCTGATCTACATGACCTCGACCTCGTCGCAGGGGGCGAGCGCGATCCAGCTGACCTTCGACGACAGCGTCGATGCGGACATCGCCCAGGTCCAGGTGCAGAACAAGCTGCAGCTGGTCACCCCGCAGTTGCCGGAATCGGTGCAGCAAAGGGGCGTCTCGGTCAGCCGGTCGACCTCGTCGATCCTTCTGGTGGGGGCGCTGACCTCGACCGACGGCGCGATGACCTCGCTGGAACTGGGCGACCTGGTGGCGCAGGTGATCGAGGACCCGGTCAAGCGCACCAATGGCGTCGGCTCGGTGCAGAGCTTTGGTTCGGGCTATGCGATGCGGATCTGGCTGGATCCGGACCGGATGCTGCAATACCAGGTCACGCCCTCGGATGTGGTCTCGGCCGTCAGCGAACAGAACACCAACGTCACCGTGGGCAGTCTCGGCAGCCAGCCGACGGTCAAGGGCCAGCAGCTGAACGTCCAGCTTTCGGCGCAATCGCAGTTGAAATCCGTGGCCCAGTTCGAGAGCATCCTGCTGCGCACCGACAGCGACGGCGCCACCGTTTTCCTGGGCGACGTGGCGAATATCGAGATCGGGCAAGAGGATTACGGCAGTGCGTCGCGCTTCAACGGCAAGCCGGCGGCGGGATTCGGCGTGAACCTTGCCACCGGGGCCAATGCCGTGGACACGGCCGAGGCGGTGCGCAAGGTCCTGGACGGGCTGCAGGGCGCGCTGCCCGCGGGCGTGCAGATCGCCTATCCCTACGACACCTCGCCCTTCGTCGAGGAATCGATCAGCCAAGTCTATCACACGCTGATCGAGGCGGTGGTTCTGGTCTTCATCGTCATCCTGGTCTTTCTGCAAAGCTGGCGGGCGACGCTGATCCCGACGCTGGCGATTCCTGTGGTGCTTCTGGGCACCTTCGGCGTGCTGGCCTTCTTCGGCATGTCGATCAACACGCTGACCATGTTCGCCATGGTGCTGGCCATCGGCCTTCTGGTCGACGACGCCATCGTCGTGGTCGAGAACGTCGAGCGGGTGATGGAGGAAGAGGGCCTCGGCCCGGTCGAGGCGACCGAGAAGAGCATGGACGAGATTTCCTCGGCTCTGGTCGGCATCGTGCTGGTGCTGTCGGCGGTGTTCCTGCCCATGGCTTTCATGTCGGGCTCGACCGGGGTGATCTACCGGCAGTTCTCGGTCACCATCATCTCGGCCATGGTGCTGTCCTTGGCGGTGGCGCTGATCCTGACGCCGGCGCTTTGCGCGACGCTGCTCAGGCCGCGCGGGCATGGCGCGGGCATCGCACCGGCGCGCTGGTTCAACCGGATGCTGGACCGGGCCACGGGCGGCTATGCCTCGACCGTCGGCGCCTTCGTCAAGCGGCCGTTCATCTTTCTGGCGGTGCTGGCCGCCTTCGGTCTCGGCGCCTGGATGCTTTACCAGAAGCTGCCCGGCTCGTTCCTGCCGCAAGAGGACCAGGGCGTGCTCATGGTCATGGTCGAGACCCCCGAGGGCTCGACCGCCGAACGCACCCGGGCGCTGGTCGAGGAGGTCGAGCAATTCGTGCTGACCGAAGAGACCGAGACCGCCGAAAGCGTCTTTGCCGCGCTCGGCTTCGGCTTCGGCGGCAGCGGCGCGCGCAATGCGATGATCTTCATCAAGCTCAAGGATTTCGCTGCGCGCGAAGGTTTCGACGCCGCCTCGATGGCGACGCGGGGCAACATGCGCTTCATGGCGAACCGCAACGGCCAGGTGTTCTTCCTGCAGCCGCCGGCGATCCAGGGGCTGGGCAACAGCGCCGGCTTCACCATGCACCTGATCGACCAGTCCGGCCGCGGGCAGGAGGCGCTGGCGAACGCCGCCGACGAACTGGTCCGGCAGGCGACCGAGGACGGCCGCGTCACCAGCCTGCAAGGCAACGACGCGCCCTTCGAGACCTCGCGCCGCATCGACATCGACCAGCAGAAGGCGGCGGCCTATGGGCTGTCGATCGCCGAGCTGAACACCACGCTGTCGGTGATCTTCGCCAGCGCCAACGTCAACGATTTCGCGCTGGGGACCGAATTGCGCCCGGTCATCGTCCAGGGTGCCGCCGAGGCGCGGATGCAGCCCGACGACATCGAGAAATGGTATGTCAGGAACAAGGACGGCGACATGGTGTCCTTTGCCGCCTTCACCAGCCAGGAGTGGTCCGAGCAGGCGCAGAGCCTGGCGCGCTATGGCGGCACCCGCTCGCTGGAGATCACCGGCGCGGCGGCGCAGGGCGTGTCCTCGGGCACGGCCATGGAGGTGATGGAGGAGTTGGTCGCCGGCATGGACGGCGGCTATGGCACCGCCTGGACCGGGCTGTCCTATCAGGAGCGGCTGTCGGGCAATCAGGCGCCGATGCTGTTCGCGCTGTCGGCGCTGGTGGTGTTCCTGGCCCTGGCCGCGCTTTACGAAAGCTGGTCGGTGCCGCTCTCGGTGATGATGACCGTGCCCATCGGCATCGTCGGCGCCATGGCGGCGGCTCTGGTCTTCGGCCAGTCGAACGACGTCTATTTCAAGGTCGGGATGCTGACGACCATCGGCCTGGCCGCGCGCAACGCCATCCTGATCGTGGAATTCGCCGAACAGCTGCACAAGCAGGGCAAGCCGCTTTTGGAAGCGGCGGTCGAGGCGTCGCGGATGCGGTTGCGGCCGATCCTGATGACCACGCTGGCCTTCATGCTGGGCGTGCTGCCCCTGGCGGTGGCCAGCGGCGCGGGCGCGGCGGCGCAGCGCTCGATCGGCATCGGCGTTCTGGGCGGCATCGCGGCCTCGGCGGTGATCGGCATCTTCCTGGTGGCGGTGTTCTATGTCGTGGTGCTGCGCGGCGTGGGGCTGGCCGGCCGCAGGCGCGGCGGCTAGCCGACGCAAAGCGCCGCCGCGCCGGCGCCAAGCGCGGCCAGGGCCGC from Paracoccus aminovorans includes these protein-coding regions:
- a CDS encoding helix-turn-helix domain-containing protein, coding for MARGEKLIIGQRLRVLRQSLGLTQAQMAAELGVSASYVTLIEADQRPASARFLMKLAEVYDLNIAELSPATDSQLAADFAGALKDPALGAGAVPRAEIEAVLQASPRIAQAFLRLHDNHREALLRPLADDNPMTDRDKVEALAETSRPVDAVRGWFYARRNHVDALDRAAEALAEELALHRNEPHMALTARLAAHCIAVRILPAPLMGERLRRFDLHRRELLLSELLAQSSRRFQIGVLLARLEQEPLIARLVDEAGLADAAASALMRVSLANYFAAALMMPYGRFLAACESARYDVELLGHRFGASFEQCAHRMSTLQRPEARGIPFFFVRVDRAGNISKRFSAGRFPFSRFGGTCPLWNIHAAFETPERVSAQVIRMPEGASYFSIARTVTRAGGTYGQPAQRLAIGLGCDVAYAPRLVYADGIDLDRTRPVDIGLNCYLCERPDCSARAHAPINRRLKVNERERSLAIFDFETRP
- a CDS encoding cold-shock protein encodes the protein MANGTVKWFNTTKGFGFIAPEGGSKDVFVHITALERAGLRGLNDGQAVSFDIERDRNGRESATNLVLA
- a CDS encoding DUF982 domain-containing protein; translation: MIEIHWGEPLSFVVSPGGEVQRFGTIEKARYWLRRKWPVSDGARGRALNEVEAAMNCMVPVGQARRSFIAAAKSAGFRPEGASGKAAWA
- a CDS encoding efflux RND transporter periplasmic adaptor subunit — protein: MSLRHLSLFGLAALVLAGGAQAQQQPGAGGPRQVGVVTVATQSVPLIATLPGRAVARDAVAIRPRVDGFVTEVLYSPGRPITAGTPMFRIDATTYEAAVEQARANLASAKAAVPQAEAAYERTKRLQGSTASRSSLEEAQAAMEQAQAAEKAADAALKLAETQLSWTTIASPLDGLPSVAAVSPGDLVTAGQSDALATVTQLDPIDVDMFEPSARLQRIRERVESGEIRRSESLNAQLTLENGTTYAAKGQMVAPGYTVSTSTGAIDFRFRFENPERRILPGMFVRGTIEIGRIEAVLVPQMAAARSRDGRLTAWVADDGKAVKRVLAEEGVHGNAWIVTAGLAAGESLIVNGGANLSEGAAVSPVPVEIDEDGVVRDLPATGATDAPATEGAAPAAEKPAE
- a CDS encoding efflux RND transporter permease subunit; protein product: MARFFIHRPVFAWVLAIIAMLAGVFGLSSLPIAQYPDIAPTTVRISATYTGASPDIVENSVTSVIEDGMTGIDGLIYMTSTSSQGASAIQLTFDDSVDADIAQVQVQNKLQLVTPQLPESVQQRGVSVSRSTSSILLVGALTSTDGAMTSLELGDLVAQVIEDPVKRTNGVGSVQSFGSGYAMRIWLDPDRMLQYQVTPSDVVSAVSEQNTNVTVGSLGSQPTVKGQQLNVQLSAQSQLKSVAQFESILLRTDSDGATVFLGDVANIEIGQEDYGSASRFNGKPAAGFGVNLATGANAVDTAEAVRKVLDGLQGALPAGVQIAYPYDTSPFVEESISQVYHTLIEAVVLVFIVILVFLQSWRATLIPTLAIPVVLLGTFGVLAFFGMSINTLTMFAMVLAIGLLVDDAIVVVENVERVMEEEGLGPVEATEKSMDEISSALVGIVLVLSAVFLPMAFMSGSTGVIYRQFSVTIISAMVLSLAVALILTPALCATLLRPRGHGAGIAPARWFNRMLDRATGGYASTVGAFVKRPFIFLAVLAAFGLGAWMLYQKLPGSFLPQEDQGVLMVMVETPEGSTAERTRALVEEVEQFVLTEETETAESVFAALGFGFGGSGARNAMIFIKLKDFAAREGFDAASMATRGNMRFMANRNGQVFFLQPPAIQGLGNSAGFTMHLIDQSGRGQEALANAADELVRQATEDGRVTSLQGNDAPFETSRRIDIDQQKAAAYGLSIAELNTTLSVIFASANVNDFALGTELRPVIVQGAAEARMQPDDIEKWYVRNKDGDMVSFAAFTSQEWSEQAQSLARYGGTRSLEITGAAAQGVSSGTAMEVMEELVAGMDGGYGTAWTGLSYQERLSGNQAPMLFALSALVVFLALAALYESWSVPLSVMMTVPIGIVGAMAAALVFGQSNDVYFKVGMLTTIGLAARNAILIVEFAEQLHKQGKPLLEAAVEASRMRLRPILMTTLAFMLGVLPLAVASGAGAAAQRSIGIGVLGGIAASAVIGIFLVAVFYVVVLRGVGLAGRRRGG